One part of the Nitrosopumilus sp. genome encodes these proteins:
- a CDS encoding 30S ribosomal protein S15: MGRMHTHRHGKSHSIRPATLRAPSWITQSPKEIEELVVKYSKDGLTPSQIGIKLRDQHSIPLIKPITKKSMGDILKENDLRPEMPEDLENMVKKAVGLQKHLKENKGDNRNVRSLELIEAKVHRLSVYYKRIERIPKTWKYKSVVAQLE, translated from the coding sequence ATGGGACGAATGCATACTCATAGACATGGAAAATCGCATTCCATCAGACCAGCTACATTGCGTGCTCCTTCATGGATAACACAAAGTCCTAAAGAAATAGAAGAATTAGTTGTAAAATATTCTAAAGATGGTTTAACCCCAAGTCAAATTGGAATTAAATTAAGAGATCAGCATTCAATTCCTCTCATCAAACCAATTACCAAGAAAAGTATGGGTGATATTCTAAAGGAAAATGATTTGAGACCGGAAATGCCAGAAGACCTTGAAAATATGGTTAAAAAAGCAGTTGGTCTTCAAAAGCACCTAAAAGAAAACAAGGGTGACAATAGAAATGTAAGATCTTTGGAACTAATAGAAGCCAAAGTTCATAGACTATCAGTGTACTACAAGAGAATTGAAAGAATTCCTAAAACCTGGAAATATAAATCCGTGGTTGCTCAATTAGAGTAA
- a CDS encoding methane monooxygenase/ammonia monooxygenase subunit B, translated as MVEKRIFVFGLAVVLALGTLGFNWVESIIPTADAHGVQAQLQSRFIRIEDETFNRQSLQTGETLTVQGTLVSLVERDLRGWLSIFTESTNAGNRWEMLARDPPGNVFDIPGNAVVDYSLSAKALEAGVYHVHTQLNVAKVGPGLGPGQTVVVEGDPIIKPIPYTNIAYQSIIIGVGYVITFATRPWQVI; from the coding sequence ATGGTCGAAAAAAGAATTTTCGTATTTGGACTAGCTGTAGTACTTGCACTAGGAACATTAGGTTTCAACTGGGTTGAATCCATAATTCCAACTGCAGATGCACACGGTGTCCAAGCACAACTCCAGAGTCGTTTCATCAGAATTGAGGATGAAACCTTTAACAGACAATCCCTACAAACTGGCGAAACCTTGACAGTTCAAGGAACACTAGTCAGCCTTGTAGAAAGAGACCTAAGAGGATGGCTCTCAATATTCACAGAGTCAACCAACGCAGGTAACAGATGGGAGATGCTAGCAAGAGATCCACCAGGAAACGTCTTTGACATTCCAGGTAACGCTGTCGTCGATTATTCATTATCTGCAAAAGCACTTGAAGCAGGTGTATACCACGTACACACCCAACTCAATGTAGCAAAAGTTGGTCCAGGACTTGGTCCAGGTCAAACAGTAGTCGTTGAAGGAGATCCAATTATCAAACCAATCCCATATACTAACATCGCATATCAATCAATCATAATAGGTGTTGGTTATGTCATTACGTTTGCAACACGACCCTGGCAAGTAATCTAA
- a CDS encoding methane monooxygenase/ammonia monooxygenase subunit C: MAQMPALIPKEVEIQRLKKIWLIVIAMGSTAASVEVDNFVDGSLHQTSIRDSAFTPAHWWLYSHFITLPLGWGAAAIYDRKVPVLRGPNNSMNTGLKMTILGYLATMFTIGVNEMWHFWFVEEIFAVPNHWMFNMGVVVAFMGALAYVVRVYARLVELGAETPGENPYVAEMYKMALEGKLYSRSIP; this comes from the coding sequence ATGGCACAGATGCCCGCATTAATCCCAAAAGAAGTTGAGATTCAGAGACTTAAAAAAATCTGGCTCATCGTTATTGCTATGGGATCTACTGCAGCATCAGTCGAAGTTGATAACTTCGTTGATGGTTCTCTACATCAGACTTCTATCAGAGATAGTGCATTTACACCAGCACACTGGTGGTTGTATTCCCACTTCATCACATTACCACTTGGATGGGGAGCAGCAGCAATCTATGATAGAAAAGTACCAGTTCTTAGAGGTCCTAACAATTCAATGAACACAGGATTGAAGATGACCATTCTTGGTTACCTTGCAACAATGTTTACAATTGGGGTCAATGAGATGTGGCACTTTTGGTTTGTAGAGGAAATATTTGCGGTTCCAAATCACTGGATGTTTAACATGGGTGTAGTAGTTGCATTCATGGGTGCACTTGCATACGTAGTCAGAGTATATGCTAGACTCGTAGAATTAGGTGCAGAAACTCCTGGAGAGAACCCATATGTTGCAGAAATGTACAAGATGGCCTTAGAAGGCAAATTGTACAGTAGATCAATTCCATAG
- a CDS encoding ammonia monooxygenase, giving the protein MVWLRRCTHYLFIVVVAVNSTLLTINAGDYIFYTDWAWTSYTVFSISQTLMLIVGATYYLTFTGVPGTATYYALIMTVYTWIAKGAWFALGYPYDFIVVPVWLPSAMLLDLVYWATKKNKHSLILFGGVLVGMSLPLFNMVNLITVADPLETAFKYPRPTLPPYMTPIEPQVGKFYNSPVALGAGAGAVLACTFAALGCKLNTWTYRWMAAWSKWD; this is encoded by the coding sequence ATGGTCTGGTTAAGACGATGTACACACTACTTATTCATAGTAGTAGTTGCAGTTAACTCAACACTGTTAACAATTAATGCAGGAGACTACATCTTCTACACTGACTGGGCTTGGACTTCGTACACGGTATTCTCAATATCGCAAACGTTGATGCTTATTGTAGGTGCAACATATTACCTAACATTTACAGGCGTTCCAGGCACAGCAACGTACTACGCTCTAATTATGACAGTATACACATGGATAGCAAAAGGCGCATGGTTTGCGTTAGGATATCCATATGACTTCATTGTAGTTCCAGTTTGGTTGCCTTCAGCGATGCTGTTGGACTTAGTCTACTGGGCAACAAAGAAGAACAAGCACTCCTTGATACTGTTTGGCGGCGTACTGGTAGGAATGTCATTACCATTATTCAATATGGTAAACCTGATAACAGTAGCAGACCCACTAGAAACGGCATTCAAATATCCAAGACCAACATTGCCACCATACATGACACCGATAGAACCTCAAGTTGGAAAGTTCTATAACAGCCCAGTGGCTTTAGGTGCAGGTGCTGGTGCAGTATTGGCATGTACGTTTGCAGCGCTAGGTTGTAAACTTAATACTTGGACATACAGATGGATGGCCGCTTGGTCAAAGTGGGACTAA
- a CDS encoding DNA adenine methylase — MKQQYGQILVTPKPFVKWAGGKRQLIPILNENLPKTFGTYFEPFLGGGALLFHMLTERNGQKCSISDLNSDLVLSYITIRDRIDDLISSLKSHEKNYQKDSKSYYYSVRESNPRNEIEKTSRLIFLNRTCFNGLYRVNSKGKFNVPIGKYTNPNIVNEDNLRSVSSILQSSKASIKCRDFEAVLRDAKKDDLVYFDPPYQPVSNTANFTSYTNKDFTFDDLSRLAELCTKLDSKGCRVLLSNSNSKEVAEIFSNEPWKISKIQANRSINSNSKKRTGHFELLIKNY; from the coding sequence TTGAAACAGCAATATGGTCAGATTCTAGTTACTCCAAAACCATTTGTAAAATGGGCTGGTGGAAAACGTCAATTAATTCCAATTCTGAATGAAAATTTACCTAAAACATTTGGCACTTATTTTGAGCCCTTCTTGGGAGGCGGTGCATTACTTTTTCATATGCTAACAGAGCGAAATGGGCAAAAATGTAGCATTTCTGATCTTAATTCAGATTTGGTATTGTCATACATTACCATTAGAGATAGAATAGATGATTTGATTTCTTCTCTAAAAAGTCATGAAAAAAATTATCAAAAAGATTCCAAATCATACTATTATTCTGTTAGAGAAAGCAATCCAAGAAACGAAATTGAAAAAACATCTCGATTAATCTTTTTGAATAGAACCTGTTTCAATGGATTGTATCGTGTTAACAGTAAAGGTAAATTCAATGTACCTATAGGAAAATACACTAATCCAAATATTGTAAATGAGGATAATCTTCGTTCAGTAAGTAGCATATTGCAATCAAGCAAGGCATCTATCAAATGTCGTGATTTTGAGGCAGTTCTTAGAGATGCCAAAAAAGATGATTTGGTATACTTTGATCCACCATATCAGCCAGTTAGTAATACGGCAAATTTCACTAGCTATACAAACAAGGACTTTACCTTTGATGATCTAAGCAGACTAGCCGAACTTTGTACGAAACTGGATTCAAAAGGATGTAGAGTTCTTCTGTCCAATTCTAACTCTAAAGAAGTTGCAGAAATATTTTCCAACGAACCTTGGAAAATAAGTAAGATTCAGGCAAACCGCTCAATCAATTCAAACTCTAAAAAACGAACTGGTCACTTTGAATTACTGATTAAAAATTATTAG